One part of the Lotus japonicus ecotype B-129 chromosome 2, LjGifu_v1.2 genome encodes these proteins:
- the LOC130739351 gene encoding serine/threonine-protein kinase PBL35-like gives MLLFDCHLISLSCKSIGKKLASDHNARNQAVAPGSLSKELKVYRHLKQYTFENLKLATWGFRFRLGVGILGSVYKGWVSRTGTSPSRPTTGLPVAVKILNKNGSQGHHEFTEVINRLGGGLDHPHLVKLIGYCTEGALVYEFISKGSLDKHLFKRLYFPLQWSVRMKIMLGAAKGLAYLHEDAEKPLIYRNFKTSSILLDRDYNARLSDSVLVWDGPVGDSTDVSTRVWRTQGYAAPEYIMTGHPTAKSDVYSFGVVLLEMLTGRRSIDKRRRRDEVNLVEWARPKLRLRGEGFRELMDPQLKGLYSGRGARRAMELAYRCISREAIDRPSMSEVVEVLSSLPRYHEKIASSSPPSLPSPLFEGLIVGSSNHDGFIVGTSGKGPSHFRAPSCNLPLPSTKASGGMP, from the exons ATGTTGCTTTTTGACTGTCATCTGATATCTCTTTCATGCAAATCAATAGGAAAGAAACTTGCAAGTGATCACAATGCTAGAAACCAAGCAGTTGCTCCGGGATCTTTAAGCAAGGAATTGAAAGTTTATCGCCATCTAAAGCAATACACCTTTGAGAACCTAAAGTTGGCAACATGGGGTTTTCGATTTCGTCTCGGTGTAGGAATCCTTGGTTCTGTTTACAAAGGCTGGGTCAGTCGCACTGGGACCTCCCCCTCAAGACCTACAACCGGCCTCCCAGTTGCAGTCAAGATTCTTAACAAAAATGGATCACAAGGCCATCATGAATTT ACTGAAGTAATTAATCGTCTTGGTGGTGGTTTAGATCACCCACATCTTGTTAAGTTGATTGGTTATTGCACTGAAGGGGCACTGGTTTATGAGTTTATATCTAAAGGAAGCTTAGATAAGCATCTCTTCAAGA GActatattttccccttcagtggTCAGTgagaatgaaaatcatgcttggTGCTGCTAAGGGCCTTGCATATCTCCATGAGGATGCTGAGAAACCTTTGATATATAGAAACTTCAAAACTTCCAGCATATTATTGGATAGG GACTACAATGCCAGACTTTCTGATTCAGTGCTTGTATGGGATGGTCCTGTGGGAGACTCTACTGATGTCTCAACTCGGGTATGGAGAACGCAAGGGTATGCTGCCCCAGAGTATATCATGACAG GCCACCCTACTGCCAAGAGTGATGTGTATAGCTTCGGGGTGGTTCTGCTTGAGATGCTGACAGGAAGAAGATCCATTGACAAAAGAAGGCGTCGAGATGAGGTTAACTTGGTAGAATGGGCGCGGCCTAAACTCAGGTTAAGGGGAGAAGGGTTCCGTGAACTGATGGATCCTCAACTTAAAGGTCTATACTCAGGAAGAGGTGCTCGAAGGGCAATGGAGTTGGCTTATCGTTGCATTAGTCGTGAAGCGATAGACAGGCCTTCAATGAGTGAAGTGGTGGAAGTGCTCAGCTCTTTGCCTCGTTACCATGAGAAGATAGCTTCTTCCTCTCCACCATCCCTACCCTCACCCTTATTTGAGGGATTGATTGTTGGCTCCTCCAACCATGATGGCTTCATAGTTGGCACATCAGGAAAGGGACCTAGTCACTTTCGAGCCCCCTCGTGCaaccttcctcttccttcaaCTAAAGCTAGTGGTGGAATGCCATGA